In the genome of Streptomyces sp. 846.5, the window TGCCGCGCTTGACCAGCTGCGCCAGGGCGCGGTGCGCGGCGGTGGGGCGCTTGTCGCCGTCGGGGGCGTCGTCGCCCTCGTCCGGTTTGAAGTACCGGGCCAGCTGGGCCTGCCGGTCCGCCGGCGTCTTGGCCACCTGCGCCAGCAGGGAGGAGTAGCCGAGCTGCTCGCCGAAGGTGTCGCTCCACCAGGTCTCCGGGTCCTCGGCGGCGAGCACGGCCGCGCCGGACGAGTCTGCCTCGTGGGTGGCGGCGACCCGGGAGACCAGGTCCTGGACGATGCCCCACCCCGTCTTGACGCCGGAGGCGATCGAGGCGCCCGAGCCCAGCAGCACGGCGTACACGCCCGGACTGGCGTGCATGCTCATCGCCAGCGCCGTCTCCCCGTCGACCGCTCCGGCCGGCACCGTCCGCGGTCCTGCGAACGTCCCGCCCGGTGCAGTGCTGCCTGTGGGCATATCCGTACCTCTCTGCACAGCAGCCCCCGGTCGCCATCGGCCGGCATCACTGCTCGGAGGCGACTCTACTCCCAATTTCGTCACTCTGACGATAATTGTTGATGGTCCCTCCGGCCAAGCCCGGTCTGCCTCCGATCCCCGCTCCCTACAACGCTGTTGGTCCCCCGAATCGAGCCGATACGGGGGCCCCGGCGGCCTGCCCCAGCGACTGGGGAAGCCCCGCTGACCGGCCGGACCATGGCCGATGCTGGTCTTCGCGGCGCCGGTCCCGGGGCTGACACGGGCGGAGGCGGCTATGGGGCGCAACAGGGTGTGGGTGCAGGTCGAGGGTGAGCGGCGGGTGCGGGCCGACCGGATCCATGAGGTCGGGGCCGGCGGCCCGGGGCAGCTGGAGATCTGGGCCACCGGTCACCGCGACCCGCTGGGCGCGGACCTGGTCCCCGGCGCCGATGCCGAGCAGTCCGGGGAGTGGGGCCGCGAGATGCTGTCGCTGATCGCGGCCCACTCGGAGCGGCGCGGGGAGACGCTGCTGCGGTTCGATCCGGGCGGGGACGGCGTGCTGCCGCACTGGGCTGTCTACGACTGCCGCACCCGCCAGCGGCTGAACACACCGCCCGGTGGACCACGCGATGCTGCGGGCGCTGGACCCGTCGAACCCCTCGGACGCGGACCGGATCATGGCCGTCACCGACCGGTTCCGGCGCGAGAGCCAGGCCCGGCAGCGGGGACTTCCGCCCGGAGCTTGACCCCGCTCCCCCGCCCCGGTCAACGTCTCGGGCCGGTGCTCCGATGCGCGCCCTGCTGCGGTTGCTGCTGCTGGTTGCCCGGACGGCGGCCGCCGCTGACCGGCGCCGCCGAAGGCGCACTCTCCGCTCCCGGGACGCCGGGGACGTCCAGGCGCCGCTGCCCGGCCGGGCGGCCATCCGGCGCAGGAAGTCCTGCATCCGGCGCTCCGAGGGGTCCGTCCGCTCGCGCAGCTCGCGCTCGCAGAGCAGGTCCGCCAACCTGCGCAAGACGGAGAGGTCGGCAGCGCCCCTGTCGAGGTCCGCGGCCAAGGCTGCGGACTCGGCAGCTGGGTCAGCGTCAAGGTCCCCCAACCGGCCGGGGACATCCTCCAGGCCGATGCCCAGCATTCCCGGACGAGGTCTTCATCAAGGTCAACGACGAGCAGAAGTACCTGTGGCGGGCCGTGGACGCCGACAGCGACGTCCTCGACATCCTCGTGCAGAGCCGCCGGGACACCGCCGCGGCCAGGCGTTTCTTCCGGAAACTGCTCAAGGGCGCCGGGGCTGTGCACCGGGTGGTGGTCACCGACAAGCTCCGCTCCTACGGCGCCGCGCACCGCGAGGTGATGCCGTCGGTCGAGCACCGATCGCACAAGGGACGGAACAACCGGGCCGAGAACTCCCACCAGCCGACGAGGCAGCGCGAACGCGCCATGAAGGGCTTCCGCTCCGTCGGCGCCGCCCAACGGCTCCTGGCCGCGTTCAGCGGCATCTCACCCCACTTCCGCCCCCGACGCCACCTGCGCACCGCCGCCGACCACCGCCTCGAAATGACCATCCGCTTCACCCTCTGGAACCAGATCACCGGCACCACCGGTCTGCCCACCGCAGTCTGACCCACCGCCACCACCCGGGCCAACCACACCCCGAGACACCATCAGAGACAGGCACCCCCGACAACGTGACAACACCGGCTGAGTCGCTCGGTTGACGGAGCGCCTGCGCCGAGCCAGCCGGTGCGGCCCATAGGCTCGCGGTACCGGGACGCCAAAGGCGCGATCGGCCCGGCCACGTGTGCATTTTTCAAGGCTTGGAGCACTAGTCATGGCAGACGACCAGGTCAGCAGCAATCTCAAGGACATGGACGAGCTCGATTTCCGCGGGTGGAACAGGGCCGACTGGAACGGTGTGTTTGCCCACCACCACACCGACGATGTCCTGGTGGACTGGAAGGGCCAGCCACCGACTCATGGTGTCCAGGAGCACATCGACGCCATGAAGGCCTACGTCGAGTCGGCCGGCGGCACGCCGCAGCAGATCGCTTCGCACCCCATCGCCTTCGGGGCAGGCGAGTGGACCTGCGTCATCGGGGAGTTCGAGGGTGGCGGCCGCATGGTCACCGTCGCAAAATGGCGCGACGGTGCGATCTCCGAGGAGTACATCTGGGCCTGATGAAGCGCTGGCTGTGCCGTGCCGTTGCCCAGGCTGTTCCGGAGCGCACCAGCCCGGAGCGACGCCGGATGGGCGGGTTCTGTCGTCCCAATCGGGCGGAGGTGCAGGGACGGGTCCTACTCTCCCAGCACCTTGGCCACCGCCCGCAGCCCGGTGCGCCCGTGCCTGGCCAGCGTCGTGGCCGAGCGCGAAGCGTTCGGCGAACTCGACCTCGGCGAACGCGAGCTGGACCCCGCGCTGTGCCTGCGGCATCTGAACGCGATCGTCTCGCCCCACCCCTACGACCTGGAGGCAGTGGCCCCCGTCGCGGAGTTCGACCTGAGTCATTCAGCGGCCCTTCGGGCCTCGCGGTGGGACGGGAAAATCGGGGGCGTCGTCGGCGTTTGTGCCCCTGCCACGCACGGGGAACGGGAGCATGGTTGTCGTCCGTTCCGGATGACTCCGGATCTACTCTGGTGCCTGTGAGCCCGCACCTGAGTCTGGTGGCGGAGGGCGGCCACGGGAACCGTGGATTGTTGCCACGAGCACGAGCGTCAGATTGCATGCTGACCCCAGCCCTCCCCGGAGCGGTGTCCGACCGACTGCCGAGGCAACCCCGGAGGGGTGGGAGATGGACGTCGTCCACGAGCGCGTCGCCGCGCTGGACGTCAGCAAGAAGGACGCCAAGGTGTGCGTCCGGGTCCCCGGCGCGCGCAAGGGGACCTTCGCCAGGGAGGTGACCACCTGGGGGTCGATGACCGGCCAGGTCCTCGAACTGCGTGAGTTCCTCCTGGACAAGAACGTGACGCTGGTCGTCATGGAGGCGACCGGCGACTACTGGAAGCAGTTCTACTACCTTCTGGAGGACGCACTGCCAGTGCAGTTGGTCAACGCGGCCCACGCGAAGAACCTGCCCGGCCGCAAGAGCGACGTGAACGACGCCCAGTGGCTGGCTCAACTCGCAGCCCACGGGCTGCTGCGCGGCTCACTGGTGCCGCCGCCACCCGTGCGTGAACTGCGCGACCTGACCCGCCTGCGCTCCAAGCTGACCAACGACCGCTCCAAGGAGCACCAGCGGCTGGAGAAGCTCCTGGAGGACGCGGGCGTCAAACTGTCCGTGGTGGCCACCGACATCCTCGGCGTCTCCGGTCGGCTCATGCTCGGGGCCCTGTGTGCGGGCACGGCCGGCCCCGAGGCGATGGCCGAGCTGGCCAAGGGCCGCATGCGCTCGAAGATCCCCGAGCTGCGCGAGGCCCTGACCGGCCGCTTCACCAGCCACCACGCCTTCCTGACCCGCCTGCACCTGCAAGTAATCGACGGCTTCGATGCGGCCATCGCCGAACTGGAGGCACGGATCGAGGTGGTGATGGAGCCCTTTCGCCCCCTGATCGACCTCCTGCTGACCATGCCCGGTATCGGCGAGAAGACCGCGCAGGTGATGGTCGCCGAGGCCGGTGCGGTCATCGACTGCTTCCCCAGCGCCGCATGCTTCGCGTCCTGGGCCGGACTCGCCCCCGGCTCCAACCAGTCAGGGCCGAAGACCAAACCCGCCAGGACCAGACATGGCAACACCTACCTCAAGGGCGCCCTCGGCATCGCAGCGCTGTCCGTCTCCCGCTCCCGCGGCACGTTCCTCAGCGCCCGCTATCACCGCATAGCCACCCGCCGAGGCCCGATGAGAGCCCTGGTCGCCACCGAGCACTCCATGGCCACGGCGATGTGGCACATGCTCACCCAGGGCGTGCCCTACCTCGAACTCGGCGGCGACTACTACACCCGCCGCGAGCCCGAACGCGCCAAGGCCCGCATCACCGCCCAGGCAGAGGCCCTCGGGCTCGCCGTCACCTTCAGCCCCATCGAGCCCGACACCGCCGCCTGACAACGCCCACAGTGCACCATTTGCGCAGGCCGGCCGCCACCGGTTCCCGAAGCATGTCAACAAGGCACCGCCGCACCTTCCGTCTGCCGGGCTGACCGTGATTTTCGCGTCAGCAAGTACCGCTTCGTGGAGGAGGTCGACATCGTCTCCGGCCTCGACAGCCGCCCGGACCTGGTGAAGATGGACCCGTACGCGTTCGAGCACCTGGTCCGCCAGCTCTTCGAGGCCGTCGGGCTGGAGGCCTGGACCACCCAGGCCAGCCGCGGCGACGGCGTCGACGCCGTCGCGATCAACCGCGACCCCCTGACCCCGGGGGCCTGTGCGTCATCCAGGCCAAACGCTACAAAGACGCCGTACCGGCCGACGCCGTCCGAGCACTGGCCGGCGTCATGACCGACAAGGCCGCGGCCAAGGGCATCCTGGTCACCGCCTGTTACGGCAAATCCAGCCTCGACTTCACCCAACGCACCGGACGCATGCAACTCATCGAAGGACGCGGCCTCAAAGCCCTCCTCAAAGAACACCTCGGCATCGACGCCATCATCGGCCTACCCAAAATCCCCCGCGGCTGGCACCCTCAAGACATCCAATAGCCACTGCGGTCGCCCGGCTCCAACGGCTCGACAAGGGCACGCAGGATCGAACGGCCCGCAAATCTTCAGGTGCAGGTGTGGTGCTGTATGCGGTGGCCCATCCATACAGCGACATCGCACACGCGCAGCGCGCTGACTGTCTCGGGGACCTTGGCTTCTTCCCGGAGCGAGATCAGGCGCTGCTGCAGTTCGGCCCCGTCCGCATGGAGACCGCCTACACCCGCAGAAAGCCCTGAATCACCGGTATGACTCTGTTGGCTTGTGTCCTGAACACGAAGAGGAGCTGCATGTAGGAGAGCTTCGCGAAGTGATGCTGTGCGGAAGATGAAGGATTCTGGCCCTTCGGAGTCGCCCTGCGGGGGGAGGCTTCAAACCGCCTCATGCTGCATTGGCTGAAGACCGTTGTGGTGAACGATGAGGAAAAGGCGTCGTAAGAGGCGTCAGGTAGGGATCGGGAAGACGAACGCGAGTGAATCGTTGCTGAAGTGTCGAAAGAGTTGAGACGACATCAAAACCGAGGTGTGCCAACAGCTTCGGGATGAGCCTGGCGGGTGCCCGTCTATTGGCCAGGCGGTGTCCGGCATGCAGACGACGTGAGCCCGATCTGCCGCTTTCGCATGGAACAGGAGAAGGCGTGCCCCGATACTGTCCGCCCTGGTAGGGGCGGGCGACAGGGAGTGTCCCCGGCGGTGGAAGCCGCGAGGGATCGAGTACCGGCGCGGGGCGCGCTGGCGGACCGGCCCGTAGTAGTGACGAAGCTCCTGTAATGGGGGCGGAGCGAAGGGGCCGGGCTATTCGTGACGTTGTGTATCCGGACAACCGGACGTTCTCCGGGAGGAACTTGATGGACACGTTGAAGTCACCGGCCAAGCCGTTCGATATCTCGAAGCGGGAGGTCTGGGAGGCATACGAGGGAGTGAAAGCGAATCAAGGTGCGCCGGGAGTGGACGGGCAGTCCATCGACGAGTTCGAGAAGGATCTGAAGAACAACCTGTACAGGATCTGGAACAGAATGTCGTCGGGGACGTACTTCCCGCCGCCAGTGCGTGCGGTCGAGATCGCCAAGTCCTCGCCGGGAGGCGGGGTGAGGATCTTGGGCGTGCCCACGGTGGCCGACCGGATCGCCCAGCCGTGGTAGCCAGGCACCTCACGAACCGGGTCGAGCCCGTGTTCCATGAGGACTCGTACGGCTACCGCCCCGGGCGGTCGGCACTGGACGCGGTGGAGCTCTGCCGGCAACGCTGCTGGAGCAAGGACTGGGTGATTGAGCTCGACATCCAGAAGTTCTTCGACAGCGTCCGGTGGGACCTCGTCGTCAAGGCCGTGGAAGCGCACACCGATGCCGTTTGGGTGGTTCTGTATGTCAAGCGGTGGCTGCAGGCCCCGCTCAGACTGCCCGACGGCACCTTGCAACAGCGGGACCGTGGAACCCCTCAGGGTTCAGCGGTCTCGCCCGTGCTCGCAAATCTGTTCATGCACTATGCGTTCGACCTCTGGCTGGACCGGGAGTTCCCCACCGTCAGCTTCGAACGCTACGCGGACGACGCGGTCATCCACTGCGCGTCCGAGCGGCAGGCCGGCCAGGTGCTGGCCGCGCTCACGAACAGGATGGAGGAAGTCGGGCTGCGACTGCACCCCGACAAGACCAGGATCGTCTACTGCCGGGACTGGAAACGCCGAGGCTCCTACGAGCACACGGAGTTCACCTTCCTCGGCTACACGTTCCGAGCGAGGAAGTCGCAGGACAAGAACGGCAGGCTCCGCCAGTCGTTCCTCCCCGCGATCAGCAAGGACGCTCAGAAGAGGATCAGTGCGGAGATCCGCGACTGGCGGCTCCACATCGGCTCCGACCTCTCCTTCGTGGACCTCGCCCGACGGATCAATCCGATCGTGCGGGGCTGGATGCAGTACTACGGCCGTTTCTACCGATCGGCCCTGTACCCCCTCCTGGAGCGCATCAACTCCTACCTGGTGCGCTGGATCCGCAAGAAGTACGAACGGTTCGCGGCCCTGCGCAAGGCCATCCGAAGGATGCAGATGATTGCCAAGTGGTATCCCGGCATGTTCGCGCACTGGAGATGGGTCAGCACGGCGGCCTCGGCCTGGTGATCAGAATGGTACGAGCCGTGTGATCGGAGACGATCAAGCACGGTTCTGTGAGGGCCGGGAGGTGAGAACCCTCCCGGCTACTCGGCGCTTTCCGGCCTACTCCTTGTTGCCCGGGCACATGCCGGCCCGGGAGGCGAGGTGCCCGGCGGTGGCGTGCTGGTCACCATCCCCGGGATCAGCTTGACGCTGGCCCAGGTCCTGATCGCCGAGGTCGGCGTGGACATGGGTCACTGCGAGATCACCTCCGTCGGGTACCGGTGATTGCTGTACGACTGCGGCACGGACGACACGAAACGACCCCTCCCGCAACGAGCAATCACAAGATCATCCTACTGCCACCAACAACGTGCCGACACCCCTAGCCGGCCTGCCGGGCGCCGCTGTCCGCGGGGGCGAGGACACAGTGGGTGCCGCTGAAGATGGTGGGCATGCACTTGTTGCAGTGGATGCACAGGGACCGGGTTGCGGGCTCCTTCTGCATCCGGTTGAGCAGGTCGGGCTCGCGCAGCAGCGCGCGGGCCATCGCAACGAACTGGAAGCCCTCGGCCATGGCCCGGTCCATGGTCTCCTTGGTGCTGACCCCGCCGAGGAGCACCAGGGGGAGGTTCACAGCGGCGCGGAACTGGCGGGCGCTCTCCAGGAGGTACGCCTCCTGGTACGGGTAGCTGTGCAGGAAGCGCCCGCCGACCAGCTTTATCCCGAGCCTGAGCGGTTGGGGCATCGCCGCGGCGAACTCGTGCAGCGGGGCCTCGCCGCGGAACAGGTACATTGGATTCAACAGGGAACTGTCGGCGGTGAGTTCGAGCGCGTCCAGGCTGCCGTCGCTCTCGATCCACTGGGCCACCTGGAGGCTCTCGTCCAGCCAGAGGCCGCCGGGTACGCCGTCGTCCATGTTGAGCTTCGCCAGGATGGCGATCTTGTCGCCCACGCCGTCGCGCACCGCGCGGCACACATCGCGGGCCACCCGTGCGCGTCCGGCGAGCGAACCGCCGTACTCGTCCTTGCGCTTGTTGATCTTCGGGCTGAGGAACGAACTGGAGAAGTAGTTGTGGCCCAGGTGGATCTCGACGGCGTCGAAGCCGGCCTCGATCGCGAATTTGGCGGCGTCCGCGTGTGCCTGGGTGATCCGCTCGATGTCGGCCTTCGAGGCGGCGCCCACAACGCGGCCGGTCGGTGCGCTGAAGTAGCGGGACGGCGAGAGCGCGGGCACGCCGTTGGACTTGGCGTTGGCGACCGGTCCGGCGTGGCCGATCTGCGCGGATGCGGCCGCGCCCTGCGCGTGGACGGCGTCGGTGAGGCGGCGCAGCCCCGGGATGGCGTCGGGACGCATCCAGATCTGGTCGCGCTCGGTGCGGCCCTCGGGGGCGACGGCGCAGTAGGCCACGGTCGTCATGCCGACCCCGCCCGCGGCGTGGCGGCGGTGGAACTCGATGAGTTCGTCCGACACCACGGCGCCCTTGGTCATGCCCTCGAACGTGGCGGCCTTGAGGATCCGGTTGCGCAGCGTGACCGGCCCGAGGCGTGTCGGCTGGAAGACGTCAGGGGTTGTCATTGTCCTTCTCCTGTGGCGGTCAGGGAGCCATCGGCGTGGGCTGGGCGTCCGGGCGCATCGCGGCGTCGGTGCCGCCGTCGACGAAGAGCGTCGCCCCTGTGGTGAAGCGCGCCTCGGGGCGCAGGAACTGGTGGACCCAGAAGGCGATGTCCTCGGGGGCACCGAAGACGCCGAGGGGCATGGGGGTGGGGAAGGCATCCGCGTCCAGGTCCTCGGCCTTGCCGGTGGATCCCAGCATCAGGGGAGTGAGGACCGCGCCCGGTGCGATCACGTTGAGCAGCACACCCTGGCGGGCCCAGTCGGCGGTGACCGCCATGCTGCGTGCCCAGCGGGCCAGCGCGAACTTGGAGGTGGCGTACGCGGAGATGCTCGGGGCGGCTTCCAGCACCTCGGCGGGCATCGTGGCCTGGACCGCGCTCGCGTGCTCGCGCGCCGCCGTCTCGTCCCCGGCGAGGAGGAGTTCCACGAGCCTCTCGTCGATCATCGGTACGGTGGTCGAGGAGTTGGAGCCGATCACCACGGCGCGGCCCGCGGAGGAGCGGGCCAGGGCGGGACGCAGCCCTTCCAGCAGCGCGACGGGGCCGAAGTAGTTGATCGAGGCAACGGCGGCGGCGTCCTTCATCGAGGGGCCGACTCCGGCGACGGCCGCGACGCCGTCGAGGGTGCCGCCGCAGTTCTCCAGGATGCCCTGGACCGCGGCCTCGCGGCCTTCGCCGGTACCGAGGTCGGCTGTGATGTCGGCGTCCCGGAGGTCGACCCCAATGACGGTGTGGCCGGCCTCCCGCAGAACCCTGGCGCTGGCGGCGCCCATTCCGGACGCCGATCCGGTGACGGCGTAGATACCCATGGTGTGAGCCTCCTCGATCGCTGGCAGTACCGGATCGCGCAGTGGTCCGGTCGGGTGCCAATCGGTTTTCAATCACTGATTGAATATCACGAGTCCCCCGTGTGTTGCAATAACATCCATGGCGGATGAATCGAGCTCGACCAGGGACCGGCTGCTGGCGGCAGCCGAGCGGCTCTTCCTGGAACGAGGGGTGAACCAGGTATCGGTACGCGCGGTCAACGCCGAGGCGGGTCTGAACCCCGGCGCGGTGCACTACCACTTCGGGTCCCGCGAGGGACTCGTGGGGGCGTTGCTGGAGCGCGAGCTCTTCCCGCTGTGGCGCGACAGGCTGGAAGGCGTCGCCGAACAGTCGCCCGTAGGCACCTCCGGGAGGTCACTTCTGGACATCCGCTCACTGGTCGCAGCCGTCGTCGAGCCGTTCGACGACCTGGTCCGCTCGGAGCGCGGACGTATGCTGTGCCGCCTGCTCGCCCAGACCTGCCTGAGCGCCGACCGCCCGCTCGTCGGGTCGCCCTGGTTCGGTACCGCCCCGTTCGAAGTGATCCTCGGCAGGGCCCTTCCGCATCTGTCCATACGCGAGATCGCGGACCGCTGGCGGCTGGCGTTCGTCATGCTGCTGGAGACATACGGGCGTCCGCTCCACTCAGGCAATGCCGCCACCACCGAACCAGCTTTCCCGGAAGCCCAGACGGTCATCGCGTTTGTAACCGCGGGTCTGACCGCCCCCTCCGCCGCCGGCTGACGTCCGCGCAGTCGATCCGCCCCTTTGCAGTGTCACGAGGAGCACGGCAGCGGCGCGATGCCAGACGGTCCAGTACACCCGACGGCCTGTGGCGGTGTCAGGCGCCGCGCGGGGCCAGGGTGATGGTGGCCTCCACGCCGGTGAACGCCACCGAGGTGACGTACTGCTGGTCCTGATCGTGCCCGTCCTGACCGTCCTCGCAGCCGTCGGCCAGGGCGCCGAACACCTCGCCGTCGGATAGGTCCGCCACCAGCACCCGCACCGCCCGCTCCGCCGCGCTGTTCAGCATCAGGGCAGTCATGCGGCTGCTGACCTCGAACAGGTCTGACAGCTCGCGAGCATCGAAGCCGCGCCGGAAGGTCGAGTTCGAGTGGGCCCGCACCAGCTGGCAGAACCCCGGGTCACCGCGCTACAGCATCTACTCGGGCAGGTCGTTGAAGTTGTCCATCACCCGGCTACACGCCCAGAACACCAGCGCCGCCACCGCGGCCCTGTGACAGCGAAGTCGGGACGGTTGTCACCGAAGTCAGGACAACGCTGATCTGTGACATCGAAGTTGGGATCTGTACAGGTGACCAAGATGTCCGCCGGAGCTGGCAGTTCAGGACGGCGGGCGGTACAGGCTGCCAGTACACCCGACCGAGACCCCCTCGTGCTGGTCAGACTGTTGGCTGTGCTGATCCCCGCAGGCCTACGTCACGCTGTTGAACGGCCTGGATCATCTCCAGATTGAAGTGGTAGACCAAGTTGCCGAGCTGCTGCAGACGGCTTTCGAGGTCCGGGCGCGGCTGCCCTTCTCCTTTCCACAGGGCTTCCACCTCACTCCCGAGGTCCACAAAGAGGACCCCGTCCAGCAACCCCTGAGCCCGGACAGACGATATGAACCCACGGGGGTGCAAAAGCACACAGCGGACCGACGTGCCTTCCGATAATCCATCGAGCGCCTCAGCGAAGTGATCATCCGCCGCAACTGTCGTCAAACGATCGTCTGACGACAGGTCAGCGACGGCGTCCAATGAACCCGTGCAATCCGGGGGCTCGCGGTGGTCGGACGTCGTCCCCCTGGGTGGGGAAGGACTTGAGGTAGTACGCCGCAGCGGCAGCCACCGCGACCACCGACAGCAGGCGTTGCGCAGGGTCTGGCGGGTGCTGGTGGGCTCCTTGAAAACGGCGGCAACGCCGCTTGCCTGCAGCACGCGGGTGATGCCCCAGGTGGTGGGACCAGTGTCGGCAGGAGGTGCCCTGTGTTTTGCGGCGGGCGGCGATGAGCACGCTGATGCCGCCGGAAACGAGAAGCTGTTGCGATGCGCCACTACCAAGCCGCAAGAAGCGGAACAGAGAACCTGAGCCAAACCGTTCTTTGCGGCCTGTGACGGCGATCGGCAAACCGCCTAATAGGGTGCGAAATACCCATACTGCGAGCCGAGGCACCAATCCCCGCAGAACCCGCCTGCAGGTGAGGCTCACCAGCCACTGACCTGCGCGTTCACATGAAGCCCCGCCAGGAACGCCCTTCTGGCAAACCCCCGGAACGGGGCGTGGGGGTCAATGGTGGTGCGCAGTGGTGCAGTGGTGACGCATTACACCCAGATTGATCTAGACATCATGAGCGCATCATGCCTCTGACCTGCGATTTTGTGAGCGGGTGACGAGAATCGAACTCGCGCTCTGAGCTTGGGAAGCTCATGTTCTACCATTAAACTACACCCGCGTGATCGGCCGTCAGGTAGGGCCGACGCGTTTACTCTACCCCATGGCCCCGGTCGGACGCACCGACCGTGTGGGCGGGGTGGGGATCTGCCGGGGGTGGGTGCGGCGGGTGGTGGGGGAGGGGCGCTGCGGCGTACTGTGGCGGCGGATTCCGGGGTGAGTATCGAGGTGGGATCCGGTCGGCGTGCCATCGGGGTGGATGTCCGGAACATCCCCTAATGTGACAACGCCGTCCCCGGGCGAAGCAGTCGGTCGAACACCCGGACCGCCCGTGCGGCAGAGCGAGTTGGGCCTGGTCGGCCACCGCCCGCGCGGTTGGGCACGGCATGTCGTCCGATGGGGAAAGGAAACAATGGAGCGCACAGTCGTCCGTTGTGCCGAGGGGCACCTGTTCAGCACCGCCACATTCCCGATGCAGAATCTCGGGCCCAGGAGACTCGGCCCGGGCCGGCTCATCCGCTGTCCCCTCTGCGCCCGACTGCGCAGCTC includes:
- a CDS encoding IS110 family transposase → MDVVHERVAALDVSKKDAKVCVRVPGARKGTFAREVTTWGSMTGQVLELREFLLDKNVTLVVMEATGDYWKQFYYLLEDALPVQLVNAAHAKNLPGRKSDVNDAQWLAQLAAHGLLRGSLVPPPPVRELRDLTRLRSKLTNDRSKEHQRLEKLLEDAGVKLSVVATDILGVSGRLMLGALCAGTAGPEAMAELAKGRMRSKIPELREALTGRFTSHHAFLTRLHLQVIDGFDAAIAELEARIEVVMEPFRPLIDLLLTMPGIGEKTAQVMVAEAGAVIDCFPSAACFASWAGLAPGSNQSGPKTKPARTRHGNTYLKGALGIAALSVSRSRGTFLSARYHRIATRRGPMRALVATEHSMATAMWHMLTQGVPYLELGGDYYTRREPERAKARITAQAEALGLAVTFSPIEPDTAA
- a CDS encoding restriction endonuclease, yielding MEEVDIVSGLDSRPDLVKMDPYAFEHLVRQLFEAVGLEAWTTQASRGDGVDAVAINRDPLTPGACASSRPNATKTPYRPTPSEHWPAS
- a CDS encoding restriction endonuclease yields the protein MQAKRYKDAVPADAVRALAGVMTDKAAAKGILVTACYGKSSLDFTQRTGRMQLIEGRGLKALLKEHLGIDAIIGLPKIPRGWHPQDIQ
- a CDS encoding DUF6308 family protein; this encodes MFRTASLREALLHAAPLRVQDTSQQSHTGDSGLSAGVGGLHADGAELQQRLISLREEAKVPETVSALRVCDVAVWMGHRIQHHTCT
- a CDS encoding reverse transcriptase domain-containing protein; translated protein: MFHEDSYGYRPGRSALDAVELCRQRCWSKDWVIELDIQKFFDSVRWDLVVKAVEAHTDAVWVVLYVKRWLQAPLRLPDGTLQQRDRGTPQGSAVSPVLANLFMHYAFDLWLDREFPTVSFERYADDAVIHCASERQAGQVLAALTNRMEEVGLRLHPDKTRIVYCRDWKRRGSYEHTEFTFLGYTFRARKSQDKNGRLRQSFLPAISKDAQKRISAEIRDWRLHIGSDLSFVDLARRINPIVRGWMQYYGRFYRSALYPLLERINSYLVRWIRKKYERFAALRKAIRRMQMIAKWYPGMFAHWRWVSTAASAW
- a CDS encoding NADH:flavin oxidoreductase, whose product is MTTPDVFQPTRLGPVTLRNRILKAATFEGMTKGAVVSDELIEFHRRHAAGGVGMTTVAYCAVAPEGRTERDQIWMRPDAIPGLRRLTDAVHAQGAAASAQIGHAGPVANAKSNGVPALSPSRYFSAPTGRVVGAASKADIERITQAHADAAKFAIEAGFDAVEIHLGHNYFSSSFLSPKINKRKDEYGGSLAGRARVARDVCRAVRDGVGDKIAILAKLNMDDGVPGGLWLDESLQVAQWIESDGSLDALELTADSSLLNPMYLFRGEAPLHEFAAAMPQPLRLGIKLVGGRFLHSYPYQEAYLLESARQFRAAVNLPLVLLGGVSTKETMDRAMAEGFQFVAMARALLREPDLLNRMQKEPATRSLCIHCNKCMPTIFSGTHCVLAPADSGARQAG
- a CDS encoding SDR family oxidoreductase — translated: MGIYAVTGSASGMGAASARVLREAGHTVIGVDLRDADITADLGTGEGREAAVQGILENCGGTLDGVAAVAGVGPSMKDAAAVASINYFGPVALLEGLRPALARSSAGRAVVIGSNSSTTVPMIDERLVELLLAGDETAAREHASAVQATMPAEVLEAAPSISAYATSKFALARWARSMAVTADWARQGVLLNVIAPGAVLTPLMLGSTGKAEDLDADAFPTPMPLGVFGAPEDIAFWVHQFLRPEARFTTGATLFVDGGTDAAMRPDAQPTPMAP
- a CDS encoding TetR/AcrR family transcriptional regulator, giving the protein MADESSSTRDRLLAAAERLFLERGVNQVSVRAVNAEAGLNPGAVHYHFGSREGLVGALLERELFPLWRDRLEGVAEQSPVGTSGRSLLDIRSLVAAVVEPFDDLVRSERGRMLCRLLAQTCLSADRPLVGSPWFGTAPFEVILGRALPHLSIREIADRWRLAFVMLLETYGRPLHSGNAATTEPAFPEAQTVIAFVTAGLTAPSAAG